One genomic region from Hyalangium ruber encodes:
- a CDS encoding phytoene desaturase family protein: MSESWYDAVVVGAGFGGMATALDLVQRGARVALCEALNYPGGCASTFRRDGYAFEAGATLFSGLGEEQLFGQWVRRHGLKVEVDWLDPLVELRTPSLRLSVYRDRQRFLGQLFGLPGAPVRGLQGFFAHQRQVADALWSLFDEPGLLPPLDARSLLRHAARVPRYMSLLRWLGRPLGAVLEHFGLLRFTPLKTYLDGLCQITVQCSAAEAEAPIAMAAMDYYWRGTGHVRGGIGRLAEALVEAITRGGGEVLLANRVKSLAPESGGWRVVTRRGELRARHVAANVLPQGLLRLLGPSSEQLPRLVELGERVAEGWGAAMLYRVVRAPEGAPAKACHLELVQDEASPFVEGNHLFVSISGEADVGRAPPGHRTLTVSTHVPLRTLAGAAPEEQGRYLAGIQARMREGLTRLAPEWARDVRHELTASPRTFERFTRREGGAVGGVPRRAGLHQYRELSPRPVMDGLWLVGDSVFPGQSTLATALGGVRTAARIAANRWSLGILRGRGSGRGEAE; the protein is encoded by the coding sequence ATGTCGGAGTCCTGGTACGACGCGGTGGTGGTGGGAGCGGGCTTCGGCGGGATGGCCACGGCGCTCGACCTGGTGCAGCGGGGCGCCCGGGTGGCGCTATGTGAGGCGCTCAACTACCCCGGCGGTTGTGCCAGCACCTTCCGGCGGGATGGCTACGCCTTCGAGGCGGGCGCCACCCTGTTCTCCGGGCTGGGCGAGGAGCAGCTCTTCGGCCAGTGGGTGCGCCGCCATGGGCTCAAGGTCGAGGTGGACTGGTTGGATCCCCTCGTGGAGCTGCGCACCCCCTCGCTGCGGCTGAGCGTCTACCGGGATCGCCAGCGCTTCCTGGGGCAGCTCTTCGGCCTGCCAGGCGCTCCGGTTCGAGGGCTCCAGGGCTTCTTCGCGCACCAGCGCCAGGTGGCCGATGCCCTGTGGTCCCTCTTCGATGAGCCGGGACTGCTGCCGCCCCTGGATGCGCGCTCCCTGCTGCGCCATGCGGCCCGCGTGCCTCGCTATATGTCCCTGCTGCGCTGGTTGGGCCGCCCGCTCGGTGCGGTGCTGGAGCACTTCGGCCTGCTGCGCTTCACCCCGCTGAAGACGTACCTCGACGGGCTGTGCCAGATCACCGTGCAGTGCAGCGCCGCCGAGGCGGAGGCCCCCATCGCCATGGCGGCCATGGACTACTACTGGCGCGGGACGGGGCATGTGCGCGGCGGCATCGGCCGGCTGGCGGAGGCGCTCGTGGAGGCCATCACCCGCGGCGGCGGAGAGGTGCTGCTGGCCAACCGGGTGAAGTCGCTGGCGCCCGAGTCAGGAGGGTGGCGGGTGGTGACACGCCGGGGAGAGCTGCGGGCCCGGCACGTGGCCGCCAACGTGCTGCCCCAGGGGCTGCTGCGTCTGCTGGGCCCGTCTTCCGAACAACTGCCCCGGTTGGTGGAGCTGGGCGAGCGCGTGGCGGAAGGGTGGGGCGCGGCCATGCTGTACCGGGTGGTGCGAGCTCCGGAGGGCGCTCCGGCCAAGGCCTGCCACCTGGAGCTCGTGCAGGACGAGGCGAGCCCGTTCGTGGAGGGCAATCACCTCTTCGTCTCCATCAGCGGCGAGGCGGACGTGGGCCGGGCGCCTCCAGGGCACCGCACGCTCACCGTCTCCACGCATGTGCCGCTGCGCACGCTGGCTGGGGCCGCTCCCGAGGAGCAGGGCCGGTACCTGGCCGGAATCCAGGCTCGGATGCGAGAGGGGCTCACGCGGCTCGCACCCGAGTGGGCTCGAGATGTGCGGCATGAGCTGACGGCCTCGCCGCGCACCTTCGAGCGCTTCACCCGAAGGGAGGGAGGGGCGGTGGGAGGCGTGCCGCGCCGGGCCGGGCTGCACCAGTACCGTGAGCTGAGCCCTCGGCCGGTGATGGACGGGCTGTGGCTCGTGGGGGACTCCGTCTTCCCGGGGCAGAGCACCTTGGCCACCGCGCTCGGTGGCGTGAGAACCGCGGCTCGAATCGCCGCCAACCGCTGGAGCCTGGGTATCCTGCGAGGCAGGGGCTCGGGGAGAGGAGAGGCTGAGTGA
- a CDS encoding SDR family oxidoreductase, with amino-acid sequence MQGAVLVTGGNRGIGLEVCRQLGRSGRRVLLTAKDPAAGQEATAALRAQGLEVSFEPLDVASAESIDALTVRLERQDQRLSGLVNNAALTLEGFDVNVAERTLAVNFFGPLRLTERLQPLLEPNARIVMVSSGSGALDNLSPEIRRRFEPPPPTKEALAALAREFIEDVRSGQYARKGWPRSAYAVSKAALNALTRLLAEELKGQSQRVNAVCPGWVRTRMGGAHAPRSVEEGADTIVWAATLPLNGPMGGFFRDRKPIPW; translated from the coding sequence ATGCAGGGAGCGGTCCTGGTCACGGGGGGCAATCGCGGCATCGGGCTCGAGGTCTGTCGACAGCTCGGCCGGAGCGGGAGGCGGGTGCTGCTGACGGCGAAGGACCCGGCCGCCGGTCAGGAGGCCACCGCCGCGCTGCGCGCCCAGGGGCTGGAGGTGAGCTTCGAGCCGCTGGATGTGGCCTCCGCCGAGAGCATCGACGCGCTGACGGTGCGCCTGGAGCGCCAGGATCAGCGGCTCTCGGGGCTCGTGAACAACGCGGCCCTCACCCTGGAGGGCTTCGACGTGAACGTCGCCGAGCGCACCCTCGCGGTGAACTTCTTCGGCCCGCTGCGCCTGACGGAGCGCCTGCAGCCGCTGCTCGAGCCGAACGCGCGCATCGTCATGGTGTCGAGCGGCTCGGGGGCGCTGGACAACCTCTCACCAGAGATTCGCCGCCGCTTCGAGCCGCCGCCGCCCACGAAGGAGGCGCTGGCCGCGCTGGCGCGCGAGTTCATCGAGGACGTGCGGAGCGGGCAGTACGCGCGCAAGGGCTGGCCCCGCTCGGCCTACGCCGTCTCGAAGGCGGCGCTCAACGCGCTCACGCGCCTGCTGGCCGAGGAGCTGAAGGGCCAGTCCCAGCGGGTGAACGCGGTCTGCCCGGGCTGGGTGCGCACGCGCATGGGCGGGGCCCATGCGCCTCGGAGCGTGGAGGAGGGCGCCGACACCATCGTCTGGGCGGCGACGCTCCCGCTCAACGGGCCCATGGGTGGGTTCTTCCGAGACCGCAAGCCCATCCCCTGGTAG